The following are encoded together in the Aciduricibacillus chroicocephali genome:
- a CDS encoding rhomboid family intramembrane serine protease, with translation MFIRNERSIKEFVRLYPAVSALVGIYLILWLMSVLHLPIYNQIYYWGVGQNLAIHEGNYWRLFTSTFLHAGLSHVAFNSFSLVLFGPALERMIGRTKFLLIYLGAGIIGNLGSYLLAPEATFLHLGASGAIYGLFGVYIYMILFRKQMIDHGSAQIVWVFFILGVAMTFIQTGIHMQAHLFGAIGGFALSPLFLQRIRPFYQHRQSNRYGDVVEVQYAEKEHNAYRHGKQDNNRILWIVIAVLLVIILFSWM, from the coding sequence ATGTTCATACGAAATGAAAGAAGCATTAAGGAATTTGTCCGGCTGTATCCAGCTGTATCTGCGCTCGTTGGCATCTATCTTATATTATGGCTTATGAGTGTGCTCCACCTTCCAATTTATAACCAGATTTATTATTGGGGAGTTGGTCAGAACTTAGCAATTCATGAAGGTAATTACTGGCGCCTGTTCACCTCTACCTTCCTTCATGCCGGATTATCTCATGTCGCATTCAATAGCTTCTCACTTGTCCTATTCGGCCCAGCATTGGAGCGAATGATTGGTCGGACAAAATTCCTTCTTATCTATCTCGGAGCTGGCATTATTGGCAACCTCGGCAGCTATTTGCTTGCTCCTGAAGCGACTTTCCTGCATCTTGGTGCTTCCGGTGCAATTTATGGATTGTTCGGAGTTTATATTTATATGATCCTTTTCCGAAAGCAAATGATTGATCATGGCAGCGCTCAAATTGTTTGGGTATTTTTCATACTTGGTGTCGCCATGACATTTATACAGACTGGCATTCATATGCAAGCTCATCTTTTTGGTGCAATTGGCGGATTTGCCCTTTCGCCATTATTTCTACAACGAATTCGTCCGTTCTATCAGCACCGCCAGTCAAATCGTTATGGCGATGTAGTGGAAGTACAATATGCGGAAAAAGAACATAATGCATATAGACATGGTAAGCAGGATAATAACCGCATCCTATGGATTGTCATCGCAGTTTTGCTCGTCATTATTTTGTTCAGCTGGATGTAA
- the acpS gene encoding holo-ACP synthase, protein MIKGIGMDLTEISRIERSISKSERLAERVLTAKELQLYREMEPKRRLEFLAGRFAAKEAFAKAAGTGIGKAVGFQDIEILPEDFGAPKIYAAGYERERIFVSITHTEHYAAAQVVIEEPV, encoded by the coding sequence ATGATCAAAGGAATCGGGATGGACCTTACAGAAATATCCAGAATTGAACGAAGCATTTCGAAAAGCGAACGGCTTGCAGAACGTGTACTGACCGCTAAGGAACTGCAGCTTTACAGAGAAATGGAGCCGAAGCGCAGACTGGAATTTCTTGCTGGGCGATTTGCGGCTAAAGAAGCTTTCGCAAAAGCAGCTGGGACAGGTATTGGCAAAGCAGTCGGTTTTCAAGATATCGAAATTCTTCCGGAAGATTTCGGAGCACCAAAAATTTATGCAGCAGGTTATGAACGGGAACGTATCTTTGTTTCTATCACACATACAGAGCACTATGCAGCTGCTCAAGTCGTTATCGAAGAACCTGTCTAG
- a CDS encoding NAD(P)H-hydrate dehydratase: protein MYIVTAQEMYDIERHAIGEVGIPSVVLMETAGRSIASEIVPQLKGPEQIMVAIGAGNNGGDGWVIARVLLEKGYQAIAVQTVPDAKIKGDALLNKQIFEKVGGHVEYATTQGDFKAKMRKADIIIDAILGIGTRGDVREPYKGFINSINESCATVISVDIPSGIEASEGATGKDAVQADQTYMLGAAKLSAFLPKTAPYFGEWQLLDIGLPRISFESRVNRKLTTIADVRKTLQKRNPFAHKGTYGKGLIVGGSEFMPGSVTMTVMAALRTGAGLCTVATEKAAIPSIAANCLEAMYKDRAGIPEMDLSDFDGIAMGPGMGQDKTAGELVNNLFRGAECPLVIDADALQHAKEMLHAGVRKGRATLLTPHPGEMARLLDIEIGELLANPFSYSARFAEQTGSYVLLKGKHTIVTAPDGRQSVNNTGNAGLAKGGTGDVLTGIVLALAMQQDDPFEALRCACHIHGLSADIQVESAHSEHDLLATDVVKGIGAVYRKLL, encoded by the coding sequence ATGTATATTGTCACCGCACAGGAGATGTACGATATTGAAAGACATGCAATTGGAGAAGTCGGGATTCCATCGGTAGTACTGATGGAAACGGCTGGCAGGAGCATCGCTAGTGAAATTGTCCCTCAATTAAAGGGACCAGAGCAGATCATGGTAGCGATTGGAGCCGGGAATAATGGTGGAGATGGTTGGGTCATTGCCCGAGTATTGTTGGAAAAGGGATATCAAGCTATAGCGGTTCAGACAGTTCCCGATGCCAAAATAAAAGGGGATGCGCTTCTTAATAAGCAGATCTTCGAGAAAGTTGGCGGGCATGTCGAGTATGCGACGACTCAAGGGGATTTTAAGGCGAAGATGCGAAAGGCAGACATCATTATTGATGCAATCCTAGGCATTGGTACCCGAGGGGATGTACGTGAACCATACAAAGGCTTCATCAATTCGATAAATGAATCTTGTGCAACAGTCATTTCGGTAGATATACCGTCCGGGATTGAAGCATCAGAAGGAGCGACTGGCAAAGATGCTGTACAGGCTGACCAGACATATATGCTTGGAGCAGCTAAGCTAAGTGCCTTTCTCCCGAAAACAGCTCCGTATTTTGGAGAATGGCAGTTGCTTGATATCGGATTGCCCCGAATCTCTTTTGAAAGTCGTGTGAATCGCAAACTGACAACAATAGCTGATGTAAGGAAGACTTTACAGAAGCGCAATCCTTTTGCGCATAAAGGCACATACGGCAAAGGGCTAATTGTTGGAGGCAGCGAGTTCATGCCAGGTTCTGTAACGATGACTGTCATGGCGGCACTCAGGACAGGAGCAGGTTTATGTACTGTTGCAACAGAAAAAGCTGCTATTCCGTCCATCGCAGCGAATTGCCTTGAAGCGATGTATAAAGATCGCGCTGGAATCCCTGAAATGGATCTGTCTGACTTTGATGGCATTGCAATGGGGCCTGGGATGGGACAGGATAAAACGGCTGGTGAACTTGTAAACAATCTGTTCCGCGGTGCTGAATGTCCGCTTGTCATTGACGCAGATGCACTTCAACATGCCAAGGAAATGCTCCATGCCGGTGTGCGAAAAGGCAGAGCAACTTTGCTGACTCCTCATCCTGGAGAAATGGCAAGACTGCTTGATATCGAGATTGGTGAACTTCTCGCAAATCCCTTTTCATACAGTGCAAGATTTGCCGAACAGACCGGTTCCTATGTCCTCTTAAAAGGTAAGCATACAATCGTTACAGCGCCAGATGGCAGACAGTCTGTAAATAATACAGGCAATGCTGGACTTGCTAAAGGGGGCACAGGCGATGTACTGACAGGCATTGTACTTGCTCTTGCAATGCAACAGGACGATCCGTTTGAAGCTCTGCGTTGCGCTTGCCATATCCATGGACTCTCTGCAGATATTCAAGTTGAATCTGCACATTCCGAGCATGACCTGCTTGCGACCGATGTCGTGAAAGGCATCGGAGCGGTTTATCGAAAGCTCCTGTAG
- a CDS encoding LolA family protein — translation MRKKHMLSFAILLGMLVLFLAGCGEKSKEDVVKKLDSQVSGLKGYKSKAEMKMNTGESPQKYDLDVWYKEKEHYRVSLANVDDEKGNQIILKNADGVFVVTPALNKSFKFQSDWPESSSQPYLYQSLVQDVKKDKDAEFKTTEKHYIFITKTNYQSNSNLPYQEIRFNKKNFTPELVRVLDKDKKALVEVSFSEFKLDPSFKAEDFALDQQKKSGSSAKTASAEVKTLSVAYPVETSGAALSEKKEIELENGKRVILTYSGDKEFTLVQENAGAVSAMTEPKELKGDIVNLGHTLAALNGSTIEWSQGGVDYKLASDALTKEELINVAKSVHGTNSK, via the coding sequence ATGAGAAAAAAACATATGCTTTCATTTGCTATTTTGTTAGGTATGCTCGTACTTTTTCTTGCTGGTTGCGGCGAGAAATCTAAGGAAGATGTCGTCAAGAAGCTGGACAGTCAAGTGTCTGGTCTGAAGGGATATAAATCCAAAGCCGAAATGAAGATGAATACTGGAGAATCCCCGCAGAAATATGATTTAGACGTATGGTATAAAGAAAAAGAACATTACCGAGTTTCGCTTGCTAATGTAGATGACGAAAAAGGCAATCAGATTATCTTGAAAAACGCAGATGGTGTTTTTGTCGTCACACCTGCTCTTAACAAAAGCTTCAAGTTCCAGTCTGACTGGCCTGAATCAAGCAGTCAGCCATACCTGTACCAGTCACTTGTCCAAGATGTGAAAAAGGACAAGGACGCGGAATTCAAGACGACTGAAAAACACTATATTTTTATAACAAAAACCAATTATCAGAGCAACAGCAACTTGCCTTATCAGGAAATTCGCTTTAACAAGAAGAACTTCACTCCTGAACTTGTCCGTGTTCTGGACAAAGACAAAAAGGCACTAGTGGAAGTCAGCTTCAGTGAATTCAAGCTGGATCCTAGCTTTAAAGCTGAAGACTTTGCACTCGATCAGCAGAAGAAAAGCGGTTCATCTGCCAAGACGGCTTCAGCTGAAGTGAAAACACTCTCAGTCGCCTACCCTGTAGAGACTTCAGGGGCGGCTCTTTCTGAGAAGAAAGAAATTGAACTAGAAAATGGCAAACGTGTCATTTTGACATACAGTGGCGATAAAGAATTCACGCTTGTCCAGGAGAACGCCGGAGCTGTATCTGCAATGACAGAACCGAAGGAACTCAAAGGCGATATTGTCAATCTGGGCCATACGCTGGCCGCTCTTAATGGCAGTACGATTGAATGGAGTCAGGGAGGCGTCGACTACAAACTAGCCAGTGATGCATTGACAAAAGAAGAACTCATCAATGTTGCAAAATCTGTGCACGGTACAAACTCTAAATAA
- the alr gene encoding alanine racemase — protein MNSGQYRPSWAEIDLASIKYNIHQIKETLKEENKIMAVVKANGYGHGAVQVAKAAIEAGAEAIAVALLEEAMQLRKAGIEVPVLVLGRVMPEFAPIASENNIALTVFQIDWIAEAERYLDKASDTRLDIHLELDTGMNRTGIKNETDLNAFLQALTDCRRIYLSGVYTHFATADEEQTDYYMRQIDDFRKFADIIKKVWPSTVSWHTSNSAASMHYPHDAADYVRFGVSMYGLYPSPYLAEQAPIELKPAFSLHSRLVEVKQINKGDAVSYGRTYEAEGEEWIGTVPIGYADGWLRRLQGAEVLINGKRMPIVGRICMDQFMVKLDREYQVGEKVTLIGKQGQDEITMQETADLLETIVYEVPCIISSRVPRLYI, from the coding sequence TTGAATAGCGGCCAATATAGACCAAGTTGGGCAGAAATCGATCTCGCAAGCATCAAGTATAATATCCACCAGATTAAGGAAACATTAAAGGAAGAGAATAAAATCATGGCAGTCGTAAAGGCGAATGGCTATGGGCACGGAGCGGTTCAAGTAGCGAAAGCGGCAATTGAGGCAGGAGCGGAAGCAATTGCTGTTGCCCTATTGGAAGAAGCTATGCAGCTTCGCAAGGCAGGTATTGAAGTGCCGGTTCTCGTGCTTGGAAGGGTCATGCCTGAGTTTGCCCCTATAGCGTCAGAGAATAACATCGCATTGACAGTTTTCCAGATAGACTGGATTGCGGAAGCTGAACGTTATTTGGATAAGGCGAGTGATACGCGACTGGATATTCATCTCGAACTCGATACAGGAATGAATCGGACAGGAATCAAAAATGAAACAGATCTCAATGCTTTTTTGCAGGCATTAACAGATTGCAGACGCATATATTTATCAGGAGTGTATACGCACTTTGCCACAGCGGATGAGGAGCAGACCGATTATTATATGAGACAGATTGATGATTTTCGCAAGTTTGCGGACATCATCAAAAAAGTGTGGCCTTCAACCGTTTCTTGGCATACGAGCAACAGTGCCGCGTCCATGCATTATCCTCATGATGCAGCGGATTATGTAAGATTTGGAGTCTCCATGTATGGCCTGTATCCATCTCCTTATCTTGCTGAACAGGCGCCAATCGAGCTTAAACCTGCTTTTTCACTGCACAGCCGTCTTGTTGAAGTGAAACAGATTAACAAGGGTGATGCAGTAAGCTATGGAAGAACTTATGAAGCTGAGGGCGAAGAATGGATCGGTACAGTTCCAATCGGATATGCAGATGGCTGGCTCCGCAGGCTGCAAGGTGCAGAAGTACTCATCAATGGAAAAAGAATGCCAATTGTCGGCCGGATTTGTATGGATCAGTTCATGGTCAAACTTGATAGGGAATATCAAGTCGGTGAAAAGGTGACTTTAATCGGCAAACAGGGGCAGGATGAGATTACGATGCAGGAGACGGCGGATCTCCTCGAAACCATCGTTTATGAGGTTCCATGTATCATCAGCAGCAGAGTACCAAGATTGTATATTTAG
- a CDS encoding CopG family ribbon-helix-helix protein, producing MSEGLQEVRVKLPKNLLNEVDGLMRQENSDLSEFIYQAAKSYLQHKRDEHIQQFRESMRLGYLEMARINLTIASEAFQAEEEAENTSERAVIGV from the coding sequence TTGTCAGAAGGCTTGCAGGAAGTACGAGTCAAATTGCCAAAAAACTTGTTGAACGAGGTGGATGGATTGATGAGACAAGAAAACAGTGACCTAAGTGAATTCATCTATCAGGCTGCTAAGAGCTACTTGCAGCATAAAAGAGACGAGCATATTCAGCAATTCCGCGAATCCATGCGACTTGGCTACCTGGAGATGGCTCGTATCAATCTGACAATTGCTTCAGAAGCTTTTCAAGCAGAAGAAGAAGCTGAAAACACTTCGGAGCGCGCCGTGATCGGGGTGTAA
- a CDS encoding type II toxin-antitoxin system PemK/MazF family toxin, giving the protein MIVQRGEVYFADLSPVVGSEQGGVRPVLILQNDIGNRFSPTVIVAAITAQIQKAKLPTHVEIDAKRYGFDRDSVILLEQIRTLDKQRLTDRITKLDGEMMKKIERALEISLGLKDMYDNH; this is encoded by the coding sequence TTGATTGTCCAACGAGGCGAAGTTTATTTCGCTGACCTGTCCCCTGTAGTTGGATCGGAACAGGGAGGCGTGCGTCCAGTACTGATTTTACAAAACGACATTGGCAACCGTTTCAGCCCTACTGTCATTGTGGCGGCGATTACGGCCCAAATCCAGAAGGCGAAGCTCCCTACACATGTGGAGATAGATGCCAAGCGTTACGGCTTTGATCGCGATTCCGTTATTTTGCTTGAACAGATCCGTACTCTTGACAAGCAAAGACTTACAGATCGTATTACAAAGCTTGATGGCGAGATGATGAAGAAAATAGAACGTGCACTGGAAATCAGTCTTGGACTGAAAGATATGTATGACAATCATTAA
- a CDS encoding STAS domain-containing protein, with translation MNQRIRDVLIEHSDSIVETWLNVMGQNREDHYTAISEDLYELTNREFANVIFANINGDKTTRIFEEFSERVINLGWPLGYITDGLSAYRRVSIDYIISLETSQNAKVNSNIAAEIDEWVTPIIRHLVNSYTGNWENIVSLQRVALQELSAPLIPVIDQITVMPLIGTIDTERAKLIMENLLDGVIRHNAEVVLIDITGVPVVDTMVAHHIIQAAEAVRLIGSTCILVGIRPEIAQTIVNLGIDLGKFSTKSSLRKGFLAALELTDRKITDLKETEESIGKIIDSIGKE, from the coding sequence ATGAACCAGAGAATTAGAGACGTTCTAATTGAGCACAGCGATTCGATTGTCGAAACCTGGCTTAATGTGATGGGCCAAAATAGAGAGGATCATTATACTGCCATTTCCGAAGATTTGTATGAACTGACAAACCGGGAATTTGCCAATGTTATTTTTGCGAATATAAACGGAGATAAAACGACTCGTATCTTTGAAGAGTTTTCCGAGAGAGTCATTAATCTGGGGTGGCCACTCGGATATATAACCGATGGCTTAAGCGCTTACAGACGTGTTTCAATTGACTACATCATTAGCTTGGAGACTTCACAGAATGCAAAGGTGAATTCTAATATTGCAGCTGAGATTGATGAATGGGTTACACCTATTATCCGTCATCTTGTAAACAGTTATACAGGGAACTGGGAGAATATTGTATCGTTACAGAGAGTCGCTCTTCAGGAGCTTTCAGCGCCACTTATTCCAGTCATCGATCAGATCACTGTTATGCCTCTAATTGGCACGATAGACACGGAGCGGGCGAAGCTGATCATGGAGAATCTCCTTGACGGTGTGATTCGTCACAATGCTGAAGTGGTGCTCATTGATATTACAGGTGTGCCTGTTGTAGATACGATGGTGGCACATCATATTATTCAGGCTGCAGAAGCAGTGCGATTGATCGGTTCAACTTGCATTCTTGTAGGCATTCGTCCGGAAATTGCCCAGACTATCGTCAATCTCGGTATTGATCTTGGCAAGTTTTCAACTAAGAGTTCATTGCGTAAAGGCTTCCTTGCTGCGCTTGAGCTTACAGACCGAAAAATCACTGATCTCAAAGAAACAGAAGAAAGTATTGGAAAAATTATTGATTCCATAGGCAAGGAGTGA
- a CDS encoding STAS domain-containing protein encodes MRIPILKLHNYLLVSIQTEIDDNTAIQFQEDLLNKIHKSGSSGVVIDLTSVEIIDSYIAKVLGDVVTMSDLMGAKVVLTGIQPAVAMTLIDLGIHLRNVPTALDLEQGLIKLQQELGE; translated from the coding sequence ATGCGAATTCCAATTTTGAAACTGCACAACTATTTGCTTGTTTCCATCCAGACAGAAATCGACGACAACACGGCGATTCAGTTTCAGGAAGATTTGTTGAACAAAATTCACAAAAGCGGATCCTCAGGTGTCGTCATTGATCTGACCTCAGTTGAGATTATTGACTCCTATATTGCCAAAGTACTTGGAGATGTCGTCACTATGTCCGATCTAATGGGAGCAAAGGTTGTCCTTACAGGCATCCAGCCTGCTGTTGCGATGACACTGATCGATTTGGGCATTCATTTGAGAAATGTACCGACAGCACTTGATCTGGAGCAGGGGCTTATTAAATTGCAACAGGAATTGGGGGAATAA
- a CDS encoding anti-sigma regulatory factor, whose protein sequence is MSLQSCINIMKELDIVGARQLGRDMTKEIGFGIVDQARVTTAISELARNIYLYADQGRICCEAIENMGKCGIKLTAVDQGPGIEDIGKVMQDGYSTSGGLGAGLPGVKRLMDEFDLVSERGKGTSITAIKWLR, encoded by the coding sequence ATGTCCCTCCAATCCTGCATCAATATTATGAAAGAGCTGGATATCGTCGGAGCTCGCCAATTAGGCCGGGATATGACGAAGGAAATCGGATTCGGCATTGTCGACCAGGCAAGAGTGACGACAGCCATTTCCGAACTGGCTCGCAATATCTACCTATACGCAGATCAAGGACGAATCTGCTGTGAAGCAATTGAGAATATGGGGAAATGTGGTATTAAGCTGACGGCTGTGGATCAAGGCCCAGGCATTGAAGATATTGGGAAAGTGATGCAAGATGGCTACTCAACATCTGGAGGACTTGGCGCAGGATTGCCAGGCGTTAAACGCCTTATGGATGAATTCGATCTAGTATCAGAGAGAGGTAAAGGCACCTCTATTACAGCAATTAAATGGCTTAGATAA
- a CDS encoding PP2C family protein-serine/threonine phosphatase, producing MNESAIEAVEAYKNLLQNYIRTKDEKYLYRAEQVSKKFIKNQILPEEIVNFHNQALDEIFPEIPEEFKDSMSFLLETMIGYGLAHQEFQALRDEQLTLKSEISVAASMQETLLATVKPEAEGLDIGVISVPAHQMNGDYHHFIKGKDGSLGIAVADVVGKGVPAALSMSMIKYAVDSFPETMMKPKDILANLNRVVERNVDPSMFITMCYALYEPKRSSFCYSSAGHEPGLYYNAKTDSFRELETKGIVLGVAPEVSYEQYELQLDKGDMLILLTDGVTECRQGEHFLEIDEVLDVIRKYKHLPAQETVNQVFKHFERLQSFQLRDDFTLIILRKDV from the coding sequence ATGAATGAATCGGCAATTGAAGCAGTTGAGGCTTATAAAAACCTGCTGCAAAATTATATACGTACAAAAGACGAAAAATATCTGTATAGAGCCGAACAGGTAAGTAAGAAGTTCATTAAAAATCAAATTCTTCCGGAAGAAATTGTGAACTTTCATAATCAGGCCCTGGACGAGATCTTTCCTGAAATTCCTGAGGAATTCAAAGATTCCATGTCGTTTTTGCTGGAAACGATGATTGGCTATGGGCTGGCTCATCAGGAATTCCAGGCGTTACGGGATGAACAGCTTACACTGAAATCCGAGATTTCAGTAGCGGCCAGTATGCAGGAGACTTTGCTTGCAACAGTGAAGCCAGAAGCAGAAGGGCTTGATATAGGCGTTATCTCAGTTCCTGCACATCAAATGAATGGTGACTATCACCATTTCATAAAAGGCAAGGACGGATCACTTGGGATTGCCGTTGCGGATGTGGTTGGAAAGGGTGTGCCGGCAGCGCTGAGTATGTCCATGATCAAATACGCTGTTGACAGTTTCCCTGAGACGATGATGAAACCTAAAGATATTCTTGCCAACCTGAACAGGGTTGTAGAGCGTAACGTAGACCCGAGTATGTTTATTACAATGTGCTATGCCCTTTATGAACCTAAAAGAAGTTCTTTCTGTTACTCTTCAGCTGGCCATGAGCCAGGTCTCTATTACAATGCAAAGACTGATTCATTTAGAGAATTGGAAACTAAAGGAATTGTTTTGGGGGTTGCTCCAGAAGTTAGCTATGAACAGTATGAATTGCAACTGGATAAAGGGGACATGCTAATTTTGCTCACTGACGGTGTCACAGAATGCAGGCAAGGTGAGCATTTCCTTGAGATAGATGAAGTTCTTGATGTAATTAGGAAATATAAGCATCTGCCAGCACAGGAGACAGTCAATCAAGTGTTCAAACACTTTGAACGTTTGCAGAGTTTCCAATTAAGGGATGATTTCACTCTAATTATTTTACGTAAAGATGTTTAG